The proteins below are encoded in one region of Takifugu rubripes chromosome 1, fTakRub1.2, whole genome shotgun sequence:
- the exoc7 gene encoding exocyst complex component 7 isoform X13, with translation MGILSRMIPTEDASARKREIEEKLKQEQETLSFIRENLEKSDQLTKGMVSILSSFESRLMQLENSIIPVHKQTENLQRLQENVDKTLSCMDHVISYYHVAKDTDRIIREGPTGRLDEYLACIAKIQKAVEYFQDNNPDSPELNTVKARFEKGKELLEAEFRNLLTRYSKPVPPILILDAISVDEELEVQEEVVLEHLPEAVLQDIICIAGWLVEYGRNQDFMNVYFQIRSNQLDRSIKGLKEHFRKNSASSGVPYSPAVQTKRKDTPTKKVPKRPGKDDVLDIEIDSYIHCISAFVKLAQSEYALLLEIIPEHHQKKTFDSLIQEALDNLMLEGDNIVSAARRAIMRHDYSAVLTIFPILRHLKMNKSEFDSTLQGTAASTKNKLPTLITSMETIGAKALEEFADSIKNDPDKEYNMPKDGTVHELTSNAILFLQQLLDFQETAGAMLASQESSSSASSYTSEFNKRLLSTYICKVLGNLQLNLLSKSKVYEDAALRAIFLHNNYNYILKSLEKSELIQLVTVTQKRAESLYRELIEQQIISYKSSWFKVTEHLSEKNMPVFQPGTKLKDKERQIIKDKFKGFNDGLEELCKTQKGWAIPDKEQRDFIRRSQKTVVSEAYRAFLQRCANISFTKNPEKYHKYHPEHVEQMIEKLFDTSA, from the exons ATGGGCATTTTATCCAGGATGATCCCGACCGAAGACGCGTCCGCCAGGAAGCGGGAAATCGAGGAGAAACTGAAGCAG GAGCAGGAGACCCTTTCATTTATAAGAGAAAATCTAGAAAAGAGTGATCAGCTGACCAAGGGaatg GTCTCCATCCTGTCTTCCTTCGAGAGTCGTCTGATGCAGCTGGAGAACTCCATCATCCCAGTACACAAACAGACGGAGAACCTGCAGCGTCTGCAGGAAAACGTGGACAAGACCCTGTCCTGCATGGACCACGTCATCAGCTATTACCACGTGGCCAAAGACACGGACAGGATCATCAGAGAAGG gCCGACCGGCAGACTGGACGAGTATCTGGCTTGTATTGCAAAGATTCAAAAAGCTGTGGAATATTTCCAGGACAATAATCCGGACAGCCCAGAACTCAACACAGTG AAAGCACGCTTTGAGAAGGggaaagagctgctggaggcaGAGTTCCGCAACCTTCTGACCCGCTACAGCAAGCCCGTCCCTCCCATCCTCATCCTAGACGCCATCAGTGTGGACGAGGAactggaggtgcaggaggaggtggtgctggaGCACCTCCCCGAAGCCGTGCTCCAGGACATCATCTGCATCGCTGGCTGGCTGGTGGAATACGGCCGCAACCAGG ATTTCATGAACGTTTACTTCCAGATCAGATCCAATCAGCTGGATCGATCCATCAAAGGACTGAAGGAACACTTCCGGAAGAACAGCGCCTCCTCCGGTGTCCCCTACTCACCTGCCGTCCAAACCAAACGCAAGGACACGCCCACCAAAAAGGTTCCTAAGCGACCAG GGAAAGACGACGTCCTGGACATCGAGATCGACTCCTACATCCACTGCATCAGCGCCTTTGTCAAGCTGGCCCAGAGCGAGTACGCCCTCCTGCTGGAGATCATCCCCGAGCACCATCAGAAGAAGACGTTTGACTCGCTCATTCAG GAGGCGCTAGACAACCTGATGCTGGAGGGAGACAACATTGTGTCGGCGGCTCGCAGGGCCATCATGCGCCACGACTACTCGGCGGTCCTCACCATCTTTCCCATCCTCCGACACTTGAAGATGAACAAGTCAGAGTTTGACTCCACTCTGCAG GGCACGGCGGCGAGCACAAAGAACAAGCTGCCCACGCTCATCACCTCCATGGAAACCATCGGAGCCAAAGCTCTGGAGGAGTTTGCAGACAGCATCAAG AATGATCCGGATAAAGAGTACAACATGCCCAAGGACGGAACGGTCCACGAGCTGACGAGCAAC gctatcctgttcctgcagcagctgctggacttcCAAGAGACAGCCGGAGCCATGTTGGCCTCACAAG AGTCCAGCTCTTCGGCGAGCAGCTACACCTCCGAGTTCAACAAAAGGCTCCTCAGTACTTACATAT GTAAGGTGTTGGGAAACCTGCAGCTCAACCTGCTCAGCAAATCTAAAGTGTACGAAGACGCCGCTCTGAGGGCCATCTTCCTGCACAACAACTACAACTACATCCTGAAGTCGCTGGAGAA GTCTGAGCTGATCCAGCTGGTGACGGTGACGCAGAAGAGAGCTGAGAGTTTGTACAGAGAGCTGATCGAGCAGCAGATCATCTCGTACAAAAGCAG ctggttcAAAGTCACAGAACACCTGTCGGAGAAGAACATGCCCGTCTTCCAGCCCGGCACGAAG ctgaaggacaaagagCGACAGATCATCAAAGACAAGTTCAAG GGTTTCAACGACGGCCTGGAGGAGCTGTGTAAGACCCAGAAGGGTTGGGCCATCCCTGACAAAGAGCAGCGCGATTTCATCCGCCGGTCACAGAAGACGGTGGTGTCGGAGGCCTACAGGGCGTTCCTGCAGCG ATGTGCCAACATCTCCTTCACCAAAAACCCTGAAAAATACCACAAATATCATCCTGAGCACGTGGAACAGATGATCGAGAAGCTATTCGACACTTCTGCCTGA
- the exoc7 gene encoding exocyst complex component 7 isoform X10, with translation MGILSRMIPTEDASARKREIEEKLKQEQETLSFIRENLEKSDQLTKGMVSILSSFESRLMQLENSIIPVHKQTENLQRLQENVDKTLSCMDHVISYYHVAKDTDRIIREGPTGRLDEYLACIAKIQKAVEYFQDNNPDSPELNTVKARFEKGKELLEAEFRNLLTRYSKPVPPILILDAISVDEELEVQEEVVLEHLPEAVLQDIICIAGWLVEYGRNQDFMNVYFQIRSNQLDRSIKGLKEHFRKNSASSGVPYSPAVQTKRKDTPTKKVPKRPGTIRKAQNLLKQYSQHGLDGKKGGSNLTPLEGKDDVLDIEIDSYIHCISAFVKLAQSEYALLLEIIPEHHQKKTFDSLIQEALDNLMLEGDNIVSAARRAIMRHDYSAVLTIFPILRHLKMNKSEFDSTLQGTAASTKNKLPTLITSMETIGAKALEEFADSIKNDPDKEYNMPKDGTVHELTSNAILFLQQLLDFQETAGAMLASQESSSSASSYTSEFNKRLLSTYICKVLGNLQLNLLSKSKVYEDAALRAIFLHNNYNYILKSLEKSELIQLVTVTQKRAESLYRELIEQQIISYKSSWFKVTEHLSEKNMPVFQPGTKLKDKERQIIKDKFKGFNDGLEELCKTQKGWAIPDKEQRDFIRRSQKTVVSEAYRAFLQRCANISFTKNPEKYHKYHPEHVEQMIEKLFDTSA, from the exons ATGGGCATTTTATCCAGGATGATCCCGACCGAAGACGCGTCCGCCAGGAAGCGGGAAATCGAGGAGAAACTGAAGCAG GAGCAGGAGACCCTTTCATTTATAAGAGAAAATCTAGAAAAGAGTGATCAGCTGACCAAGGGaatg GTCTCCATCCTGTCTTCCTTCGAGAGTCGTCTGATGCAGCTGGAGAACTCCATCATCCCAGTACACAAACAGACGGAGAACCTGCAGCGTCTGCAGGAAAACGTGGACAAGACCCTGTCCTGCATGGACCACGTCATCAGCTATTACCACGTGGCCAAAGACACGGACAGGATCATCAGAGAAGG gCCGACCGGCAGACTGGACGAGTATCTGGCTTGTATTGCAAAGATTCAAAAAGCTGTGGAATATTTCCAGGACAATAATCCGGACAGCCCAGAACTCAACACAGTG AAAGCACGCTTTGAGAAGGggaaagagctgctggaggcaGAGTTCCGCAACCTTCTGACCCGCTACAGCAAGCCCGTCCCTCCCATCCTCATCCTAGACGCCATCAGTGTGGACGAGGAactggaggtgcaggaggaggtggtgctggaGCACCTCCCCGAAGCCGTGCTCCAGGACATCATCTGCATCGCTGGCTGGCTGGTGGAATACGGCCGCAACCAGG ATTTCATGAACGTTTACTTCCAGATCAGATCCAATCAGCTGGATCGATCCATCAAAGGACTGAAGGAACACTTCCGGAAGAACAGCGCCTCCTCCGGTGTCCCCTACTCACCTGCCGTCCAAACCAAACGCAAGGACACGCCCACCAAAAAGGTTCCTAAGCGACCAG GGACCATTCGCAAGGCTCAGAACCTTCTGAAACAGTACTCACAGCATGGGCTGGATGGGAAAAAGGGGGGCTCTAACCTCACTCCTCTGGAAG GGAAAGACGACGTCCTGGACATCGAGATCGACTCCTACATCCACTGCATCAGCGCCTTTGTCAAGCTGGCCCAGAGCGAGTACGCCCTCCTGCTGGAGATCATCCCCGAGCACCATCAGAAGAAGACGTTTGACTCGCTCATTCAG GAGGCGCTAGACAACCTGATGCTGGAGGGAGACAACATTGTGTCGGCGGCTCGCAGGGCCATCATGCGCCACGACTACTCGGCGGTCCTCACCATCTTTCCCATCCTCCGACACTTGAAGATGAACAAGTCAGAGTTTGACTCCACTCTGCAG GGCACGGCGGCGAGCACAAAGAACAAGCTGCCCACGCTCATCACCTCCATGGAAACCATCGGAGCCAAAGCTCTGGAGGAGTTTGCAGACAGCATCAAG AATGATCCGGATAAAGAGTACAACATGCCCAAGGACGGAACGGTCCACGAGCTGACGAGCAAC gctatcctgttcctgcagcagctgctggacttcCAAGAGACAGCCGGAGCCATGTTGGCCTCACAAG AGTCCAGCTCTTCGGCGAGCAGCTACACCTCCGAGTTCAACAAAAGGCTCCTCAGTACTTACATAT GTAAGGTGTTGGGAAACCTGCAGCTCAACCTGCTCAGCAAATCTAAAGTGTACGAAGACGCCGCTCTGAGGGCCATCTTCCTGCACAACAACTACAACTACATCCTGAAGTCGCTGGAGAA GTCTGAGCTGATCCAGCTGGTGACGGTGACGCAGAAGAGAGCTGAGAGTTTGTACAGAGAGCTGATCGAGCAGCAGATCATCTCGTACAAAAGCAG ctggttcAAAGTCACAGAACACCTGTCGGAGAAGAACATGCCCGTCTTCCAGCCCGGCACGAAG ctgaaggacaaagagCGACAGATCATCAAAGACAAGTTCAAG GGTTTCAACGACGGCCTGGAGGAGCTGTGTAAGACCCAGAAGGGTTGGGCCATCCCTGACAAAGAGCAGCGCGATTTCATCCGCCGGTCACAGAAGACGGTGGTGTCGGAGGCCTACAGGGCGTTCCTGCAGCG ATGTGCCAACATCTCCTTCACCAAAAACCCTGAAAAATACCACAAATATCATCCTGAGCACGTGGAACAGATGATCGAGAAGCTATTCGACACTTCTGCCTGA
- the exoc7 gene encoding exocyst complex component 7 isoform X6: MGILSRMIPTEDASARKREIEEKLKQEQETLSFIRENLEKSDQLTKGMVSILSSFESRLMQLENSIIPVHKQTENLQRLQENVDKTLSCMDHVISYYHVAKDTDRIIREGPTGRLDEYLACIAKIQKAVEYFQDNNPDSPELNTVKARFEKGKELLEAEFRNLLTRYSKPVPPILILDAISVDEELEVQEEVVLEHLPEAVLQDIICIAGWLVEYGRNQDFMNVYFQIRSNQLDRSIKGLKEHFRKNSASSGVPYSPAVQTKRKDTPTKKVPKRPGTIRKAQNLLKQYSQHGLDGKKGGSNLTPLEGKDDVLDIEIDSYIHCISAFVKLAQSEYALLLEIIPEHHQKKTFDSLIQEALDNLMLEGDNIVSAARRAIMRHDYSAVLTIFPILRHLKMNKSEFDSTLQGTAASTKNKLPTLITSMETIGAKALEEFADSIKNDPDKEYNMPKDGTVHELTSNAILFLQQLLDFQETAGAMLASQVLGDTYNIPLDPRESSSSASSYTSEFNKRLLSTYICKVLGNLQLNLLSKSKVYEDAALRAIFLHNNYNYILKSLEKSELIQLVTVTQKRAESLYRELIEQQIISYKSSWFKVTEHLSEKNMPVFQPGTKLKDKERQIIKDKFKGFNDGLEELCKTQKGWAIPDKEQRDFIRRSQKTVVSEAYRAFLQRCANISFTKNPEKYHKYHPEHVEQMIEKLFDTSA, encoded by the exons ATGGGCATTTTATCCAGGATGATCCCGACCGAAGACGCGTCCGCCAGGAAGCGGGAAATCGAGGAGAAACTGAAGCAG GAGCAGGAGACCCTTTCATTTATAAGAGAAAATCTAGAAAAGAGTGATCAGCTGACCAAGGGaatg GTCTCCATCCTGTCTTCCTTCGAGAGTCGTCTGATGCAGCTGGAGAACTCCATCATCCCAGTACACAAACAGACGGAGAACCTGCAGCGTCTGCAGGAAAACGTGGACAAGACCCTGTCCTGCATGGACCACGTCATCAGCTATTACCACGTGGCCAAAGACACGGACAGGATCATCAGAGAAGG gCCGACCGGCAGACTGGACGAGTATCTGGCTTGTATTGCAAAGATTCAAAAAGCTGTGGAATATTTCCAGGACAATAATCCGGACAGCCCAGAACTCAACACAGTG AAAGCACGCTTTGAGAAGGggaaagagctgctggaggcaGAGTTCCGCAACCTTCTGACCCGCTACAGCAAGCCCGTCCCTCCCATCCTCATCCTAGACGCCATCAGTGTGGACGAGGAactggaggtgcaggaggaggtggtgctggaGCACCTCCCCGAAGCCGTGCTCCAGGACATCATCTGCATCGCTGGCTGGCTGGTGGAATACGGCCGCAACCAGG ATTTCATGAACGTTTACTTCCAGATCAGATCCAATCAGCTGGATCGATCCATCAAAGGACTGAAGGAACACTTCCGGAAGAACAGCGCCTCCTCCGGTGTCCCCTACTCACCTGCCGTCCAAACCAAACGCAAGGACACGCCCACCAAAAAGGTTCCTAAGCGACCAG GGACCATTCGCAAGGCTCAGAACCTTCTGAAACAGTACTCACAGCATGGGCTGGATGGGAAAAAGGGGGGCTCTAACCTCACTCCTCTGGAAG GGAAAGACGACGTCCTGGACATCGAGATCGACTCCTACATCCACTGCATCAGCGCCTTTGTCAAGCTGGCCCAGAGCGAGTACGCCCTCCTGCTGGAGATCATCCCCGAGCACCATCAGAAGAAGACGTTTGACTCGCTCATTCAG GAGGCGCTAGACAACCTGATGCTGGAGGGAGACAACATTGTGTCGGCGGCTCGCAGGGCCATCATGCGCCACGACTACTCGGCGGTCCTCACCATCTTTCCCATCCTCCGACACTTGAAGATGAACAAGTCAGAGTTTGACTCCACTCTGCAG GGCACGGCGGCGAGCACAAAGAACAAGCTGCCCACGCTCATCACCTCCATGGAAACCATCGGAGCCAAAGCTCTGGAGGAGTTTGCAGACAGCATCAAG AATGATCCGGATAAAGAGTACAACATGCCCAAGGACGGAACGGTCCACGAGCTGACGAGCAAC gctatcctgttcctgcagcagctgctggacttcCAAGAGACAGCCGGAGCCATGTTGGCCTCACAAG TTCTGGGGGATACTTACAATATTCCGTTAGACCCCCGAG AGTCCAGCTCTTCGGCGAGCAGCTACACCTCCGAGTTCAACAAAAGGCTCCTCAGTACTTACATAT GTAAGGTGTTGGGAAACCTGCAGCTCAACCTGCTCAGCAAATCTAAAGTGTACGAAGACGCCGCTCTGAGGGCCATCTTCCTGCACAACAACTACAACTACATCCTGAAGTCGCTGGAGAA GTCTGAGCTGATCCAGCTGGTGACGGTGACGCAGAAGAGAGCTGAGAGTTTGTACAGAGAGCTGATCGAGCAGCAGATCATCTCGTACAAAAGCAG ctggttcAAAGTCACAGAACACCTGTCGGAGAAGAACATGCCCGTCTTCCAGCCCGGCACGAAG ctgaaggacaaagagCGACAGATCATCAAAGACAAGTTCAAG GGTTTCAACGACGGCCTGGAGGAGCTGTGTAAGACCCAGAAGGGTTGGGCCATCCCTGACAAAGAGCAGCGCGATTTCATCCGCCGGTCACAGAAGACGGTGGTGTCGGAGGCCTACAGGGCGTTCCTGCAGCG ATGTGCCAACATCTCCTTCACCAAAAACCCTGAAAAATACCACAAATATCATCCTGAGCACGTGGAACAGATGATCGAGAAGCTATTCGACACTTCTGCCTGA